In one Dehalococcoidia bacterium genomic region, the following are encoded:
- a CDS encoding spermidine synthase: protein MKPWHLIGRAQTPGGGAELVLYQRDQEFSLQADNMELMNSRIYGSEEAMAMLGCQNLAKRSKVRVLIGGLGMGYSVRTALDILREDARVVVAELVPAVIEWNRGVLADLADRPLDDRRTEVHEADVIELITAAKGTYDAIMLDVDNGPEAMVSKGNNWLYSPQGLTASYKALRRGGVLAIWSADSQPAFVRRLRRARFKVEEVKVRARGGSKRRGGAHHVVWVATRD from the coding sequence ATGAAACCCTGGCACCTGATCGGACGGGCCCAGACCCCTGGCGGGGGAGCGGAGCTCGTTCTGTACCAACGTGACCAAGAGTTCTCGCTCCAAGCGGACAACATGGAACTCATGAACAGCCGGATTTATGGGTCGGAAGAAGCTATGGCCATGCTTGGCTGTCAGAATCTGGCAAAACGGTCGAAGGTCCGTGTTCTGATTGGCGGACTGGGAATGGGCTACTCGGTGAGGACTGCGCTGGACATCCTTCGAGAGGATGCCCGGGTGGTGGTCGCGGAGCTGGTGCCAGCCGTGATTGAATGGAACCGGGGAGTGCTCGCCGATCTGGCCGACCGGCCACTTGACGACCGCCGGACTGAAGTCCATGAAGCTGACGTTATCGAACTGATAACGGCCGCCAAAGGCACCTACGACGCCATCATGCTCGATGTCGACAATGGCCCGGAGGCGATGGTCAGCAAGGGCAACAACTGGCTTTACAGCCCACAGGGGCTGACCGCCTCCTACAAAGCGTTGCGCCGTGGCGGGGTATTGGCGATATGGTCTGCCGATTCTCAACCGGCATTCGTCAGGCGTCTGCGCCGTGCCCGTTTCAAGGTGGAAGAGGTCAAGGTCCGGGCGCGTGGAGGAAGCAAACGCAGGGGAGGCGCACATCACGTCGTCTGGGTTGCCACGCGGGATTGA
- a CDS encoding SDR family oxidoreductase, whose amino-acid sequence MADRPLEGKVAIVTGAGSPIGMGRAMTLGLVRAGARVALTDISQEWLDETINEVLEVGGDDCATAIVSDVTDAESCQDAVDATIARLGGLHILVNNAGINSRAGGVGNNPANFWENSPEAWSRVVAVNLSGNFYMARAAVTHMLDQGWGRIIGVTTSMDSMWRRGGSPYGPSKAGHEALVSIMAQELEGTGVTANVLVPGGGTYTNMTYSGEPNQRDHMIEPEVMQSPVVWLASEDSSEFSGRRIIAYYWNDDLPLEERLERCSAPAAWPQLGRQAIRLSP is encoded by the coding sequence GTGGCTGATAGACCGCTGGAGGGGAAGGTGGCGATCGTCACCGGGGCTGGAAGTCCCATCGGGATGGGACGCGCGATGACACTGGGACTGGTGCGTGCCGGGGCCAGGGTGGCACTGACCGACATAAGCCAGGAGTGGCTGGACGAGACCATCAACGAGGTGCTGGAGGTCGGCGGAGACGACTGCGCCACTGCCATCGTCTCGGATGTAACAGACGCGGAGTCGTGCCAGGATGCGGTGGACGCCACCATAGCGCGGCTGGGCGGGCTGCACATCCTGGTGAACAACGCCGGCATCAACTCCAGGGCCGGTGGAGTGGGGAACAACCCCGCCAACTTCTGGGAGAACTCTCCTGAGGCGTGGAGTCGGGTGGTGGCGGTCAACCTGAGCGGCAACTTCTACATGGCCAGGGCGGCGGTCACCCATATGCTGGACCAGGGATGGGGTCGCATAATCGGAGTGACCACCAGCATGGACTCCATGTGGCGCAGGGGTGGGTCTCCGTACGGCCCATCCAAGGCTGGTCACGAGGCGCTGGTGTCCATCATGGCCCAGGAACTGGAGGGCACCGGAGTTACCGCCAACGTCCTGGTCCCAGGAGGCGGCACCTACACCAACATGACCTACAGCGGCGAGCCCAACCAGAGAGACCACATGATCGAGCCCGAAGTGATGCAGAGCCCGGTGGTCTGGCTGGCGTCGGAAGACTCGAGTGAGTTCAGCGGCCGGCGCATAATCGCTTACTACTGGAACGACGATCTTCCGCTGGAGGAGCGGCTGGAGAGGTGCAGCGCTCCGGCGGCCTGGCCGCAGCTTGGACGACAGGCCATCCGCCTCAGCCCGTAA
- a CDS encoding fumarylacetoacetate hydrolase family protein — MKFVMYNDNQPGILSDSGVIDISDLCPGGGQAAISHLITNYDDLKSQLESRVVEGTPVTGAQLQAPLPQPNKILCMGGNFREFGTREPAPMWGFTKRLHSLLGPGGTVVLPDVDANIFHHEAELVLVFGRGGKDIPASEAMDYVFGYTAGVDVSARMPGGRGDRVPNTLPVAEHKSHPTFCPLGPCIATGDEIADPENLQVTLSVDGELRVNYNTDDLAHSIAESIEYVAAIEEISPGDVLFMGTNHQGLGAMQDGDSIEIGVEGVGSFSFTVSDPLKRRWPRGVDEATAKDLREGTGGPGRQARPLPAG, encoded by the coding sequence ATGAAGTTCGTGATGTACAACGATAACCAGCCCGGCATCCTGTCCGATTCGGGCGTCATAGACATCAGTGACCTCTGCCCCGGTGGCGGCCAGGCAGCGATTTCCCACCTGATCACCAACTACGATGACCTGAAGTCCCAGCTCGAATCCCGCGTCGTCGAGGGCACTCCGGTCACCGGCGCACAGCTGCAGGCGCCGCTGCCGCAGCCAAATAAGATCCTCTGTATGGGAGGCAACTTCCGAGAGTTCGGCACACGGGAGCCCGCACCGATGTGGGGCTTCACAAAGAGACTCCACAGCCTCCTCGGGCCGGGCGGCACGGTGGTCCTCCCTGACGTGGACGCCAACATCTTTCACCATGAGGCAGAGCTCGTGCTGGTCTTCGGCAGGGGCGGCAAGGACATACCGGCGTCGGAGGCGATGGACTACGTCTTTGGCTACACGGCGGGTGTGGACGTCTCGGCGCGAATGCCGGGAGGCAGAGGCGACCGTGTGCCCAACACGCTGCCGGTCGCTGAGCACAAGTCGCACCCCACATTCTGTCCTCTTGGTCCATGCATAGCGACCGGGGACGAAATCGCGGACCCGGAGAACCTGCAGGTCACCCTGAGCGTCGACGGTGAGCTGCGCGTCAACTACAACACCGATGACCTCGCTCACTCCATCGCAGAGTCGATCGAGTACGTTGCGGCAATCGAGGAGATCAGCCCCGGCGACGTGCTCTTCATGGGCACCAACCACCAGGGTCTCGGCGCGATGCAGGACGGCGACAGCATCGAGATTGGCGTCGAGGGCGTGGGCAGTTTCAGCTTCACTGTCAGCGACCCGCTCAAGCGCCGCTGGCCCAGGGGCGTCGATGAGGCGACGGCGAAGGACCTGAGGGAGGGCACCGGCGGTCCCGGTCGACAGGCACGACCACTTCCGGCCGGATAG
- a CDS encoding homocysteine S-methyltransferase family protein: MGNFEQLQRRLEAGETILMDGGMGSEFDRRGLTTPTTWSGGPMITHPDLVRDVHQDYIEAGAEIIITNTFSTGRDVLEQVDLEDKIVQANRQGIEAAVQARSNTGTEDSVVIAASVSTMSPKAHAKIPVPYEKALETYREQLAEMAKGGADVAVGEMLVRISDTLAVIDAAAESGLPVWVGLSLVPDGDELYLGIQDRHGCETLQDAMDAIKDRDIATVFIMHTSVDDTAPGLEIVKKNWSGTFGAYAHFPRAGGPIPGQGIEPQQYLEYAKVWSEQGALIIGGCCGTRPDHIKVLREWLSRSYG; encoded by the coding sequence ATGGGCAATTTTGAGCAACTGCAGCGCCGACTGGAAGCGGGTGAGACGATACTGATGGACGGGGGTATGGGCTCGGAGTTCGACAGGCGGGGGCTGACAACTCCCACCACGTGGTCGGGCGGTCCGATGATTACTCATCCCGATCTGGTGAGGGACGTTCACCAGGACTACATAGAGGCGGGCGCCGAGATTATCATCACGAACACCTTCAGCACGGGTCGTGATGTGCTGGAACAGGTTGACCTCGAAGACAAAATAGTCCAGGCCAATAGGCAGGGAATCGAAGCGGCGGTACAGGCAAGGAGCAACACCGGGACTGAGGACTCGGTGGTCATCGCGGCCTCAGTATCCACGATGTCTCCCAAGGCGCACGCCAAAATTCCGGTGCCATACGAGAAAGCCCTGGAGACCTACCGGGAGCAGCTGGCGGAGATGGCCAAGGGAGGCGCTGACGTGGCGGTTGGCGAGATGCTGGTCCGGATTTCAGACACGCTGGCGGTTATCGACGCGGCAGCGGAGTCGGGCCTTCCGGTGTGGGTCGGGCTCTCCCTGGTCCCGGATGGAGACGAGCTTTACCTGGGCATCCAGGACAGGCATGGATGTGAGACCCTTCAGGACGCCATGGACGCCATCAAGGACAGGGACATCGCGACGGTGTTCATAATGCACACGTCCGTGGACGACACGGCGCCCGGGCTGGAGATAGTCAAGAAGAACTGGTCGGGGACCTTCGGCGCCTACGCCCATTTCCCACGCGCCGGCGGCCCAATCCCGGGACAGGGCATAGAGCCACAGCAGTACCTGGAGTACGCCAAGGTGTGGAGTGAGCAGGGGGCGCTGATAATCGGTGGCTGCTGCGGCACGAGGCCCGACCACATCAAGGTACTCAGAGAGTGGCTGTCGAGGTCATATGGGTAG
- a CDS encoding methyltransferase domain-containing protein, whose protein sequence is MSDDVIRLSAAEAMEQPEMGYDEFDLIVDSSLHPRSPDVLFDKLGTLISGMTEARILDAGCRDATHMCEMAKRFGALVWGIDFIESNVRLAVEKIADADLSDRVSVARGAIQSLEFQDGAFDVVWCRDMLPLVPDLRRAFSECARVLKTGGHMLIFSNFATDLMEPSEAERLCGPLGVCVDNLSRDYFEAAFHDSGFQVVEHERIDGEWREWREEEGDRHTSRQMLRIARMLRSRDSLIAKVGRKDYEIELADCYWGVYHMIGKMSGSIYTLQKA, encoded by the coding sequence ATGTCTGACGATGTCATCAGGCTGTCGGCGGCGGAGGCCATGGAGCAGCCGGAAATGGGCTACGACGAGTTCGACTTGATCGTCGACAGCAGCCTGCATCCACGCTCTCCCGATGTCCTCTTCGACAAGCTGGGTACGCTGATCAGTGGGATGACCGAAGCCCGGATTTTGGACGCGGGTTGCCGCGACGCGACGCACATGTGCGAGATGGCGAAGCGTTTCGGTGCGCTGGTCTGGGGCATCGATTTCATCGAGAGCAACGTTAGGCTCGCCGTGGAGAAGATCGCGGACGCTGATCTGTCTGATCGAGTCAGCGTGGCGAGGGGCGCCATCCAGTCGCTGGAATTTCAGGACGGCGCATTCGACGTGGTGTGGTGTCGGGATATGCTGCCCCTCGTGCCGGACCTGCGGCGCGCTTTCTCGGAGTGCGCCCGTGTTCTGAAGACGGGTGGGCACATGCTCATCTTCTCCAACTTTGCCACGGACCTGATGGAGCCGTCGGAAGCCGAGCGGCTCTGCGGGCCACTTGGAGTATGCGTCGACAATCTGTCCAGGGACTACTTCGAGGCGGCATTTCATGACTCAGGGTTCCAGGTAGTGGAGCACGAGCGCATTGACGGTGAGTGGAGAGAGTGGCGAGAGGAGGAGGGAGACCGTCATACCTCCCGGCAGATGCTACGGATAGCCCGTATGCTGAGGAGCCGGGACAGCCTCATAGCCAAAGTGGGGCGCAAGGACTACGAGATCGAGCTCGCAGACTGCTACTGGGGTGTGTACCACATGATCGGAAAGATGTCAGGATCGATCTACACACTGCAGAAGGCGTGA